The Bacteroidales bacterium genome contains the following window.
GGCGTATTCAGGCTTATAATTTTTGTGAAGATTTTGCAACTTCAAATACTTATTTAATTTATAAATTTTCTCCTACAAATTTATCAAATCTTGCTTTATGGCTCAGAGCCGACTCGGTAGAAATTATTGACGGAAAAGTTGTACGTTGGTATGACCTTAGTTCAAATGAACATATTATACAACAAACAAATCCTGAATATAGACCGATAAAAATTATAAGCGAACTTAATTCTCAACCATCAGTTTATTTTAACGGTACAAATAATTATTTTGATGGTGGAAATATCTTAAATATTGGATATGCTTCTCAAACTATGTTTGTAATTGCAAAATCTGAAAAAAATAGAGGTTCTATTTTGTCAAAAACTTTAACAGGACCAACAGCAAATCGTTATGGATTACTCTTTTCAGATAATATTTCTTTTTTCTTTTGGGACAATACAGAACGTAGGATAGCAACTGATTTAATAATGAATAAATTTTTATATTTAAACACTATAGTTGATAAACAAATTAATAAAATCTTTTTCAATGTTAATAATGATTATATTGGGGAAAAAATAATAGCTGCAAACTACGATATGACTTCTACATATAATTTTCTTATTGGCGCATCGGCAAATAACACAGGTGGTTTACCACCTTATAATACATCATATTTTCAAGGAGAAATTTCTGAAATTTTAATTTTTGATACAGTTTTGTCTTCAAAAGATTTTACTTTAGTTGAAAATTACTTATTGAGTAAATATATTCCGCCCGTCAATTTAGGTGCTGATATAAATATTCCATACGGATTATGTCCGCAGACCTTAAAAACTAAAAACAGCTATACTTCGTATCTTTGGTCAACTGGAGAAACAACTGATTCTATAACTGTAAACAAATCTGGCGAATATTGGATAAAAACTGTTGATATTTTTGGTAAAACATCTTATGATACTATAAATGTTAAATACCAATATAAACCTATACCAGACACCTTTCTCTGTATTGATGATACAATAAATATTCCCTCAGGACTTGATAATACATATTCTTTTTTATGGAGTAATGGTGATACAAATAATGTTGCTACAGTTTTCACTCCCGGAAAATGGTGGGTTGATATTACAGACAAAAGCTCTAATCTTTGTTCAATCAGAGATTCTTTTGTTGTAGCTATAGACTCCTTCCCTGCAAAAGCAACGTTAGGACAAGATACTTCTTTATGTTCAGGAAATAGTATTTCTTTAGTTTCAGGAGTTGAACCAGATATTAATTATTTGTGGAGTACAGGCAGCACAGAAAATTCAGCTATTGTATCCTCTGCAGGGAACTATTGGGTATCTGCTACGAACAAAAACAATTGTGTTTTAAAAGACACCATTAATGTGTCCATAAAAGGTATTAAACCAACCGTCGCTTTTACAGCAACAACATCGTGCCAAAATGAGCAAACATTATTTACAGACATGTCTTTTACACAACTACCTGACAATATTGCAACATGGCAATGGGATTTTGATAATCAGGGCTTTTCTGTTTTACAAAACCCTAGTTTTAAATTTAATTCTCATGGCGATTATAATGTAAAGCTGGTTGTTTCAAGTGTTAATGGCTGCATTGGCGACACCACAATAACTGTCCATGTTCGTTCTTTACCAGAGGTGGATTTTTCACCAATTAACGGATGTAATAACAAAAGTATTGAATTTAAGGATCAGTCTAAAATTGGCGAGGGTCCTTTGTTTTCATGGCAATGGAGCTTTGGTGACGGGCAAACCTCAAATACTCAAAACCCTACATATACTTATTTAGACACAGGTTTATATACAATAAAACTAATAGCTCAAGATATTTTTGGCTGTAAAGACTCTCTAGAAAAAAACATAAAAATCAAGCTCAGTCCAAAGACAACATTTGAATTTAAAAATGGCTGCATTGAACAGCCTATAAACTTTTATGAAACAACCTGCATGCCTGTATGGGCAAAAATAATAAATAGAAAATGGGAGTTTGGTGATGGATCATATTCTTGGTCAAAAAACCCAACCCATATTTACAATTCCTCTGGCGAATATACTGTAACTCTAAAAAATTACTCCATTAATGGGTGCATGGATTCTATAAGTAAAAATATTATAATTCAAAAAACACCAACAGCTAACTTTAGCACAGGCAATACTTGTGAAGGACAATATGTGCAATTTGAAGACCAAAGTTTTGTAGAAAATGGAAGCATTGTTAAATGGCTTTGGGATTTTGGAAATAAACATACAGACTCTATTTCAAATCCAAAGATAATTTATCCAGACACAGGAACATACAATGTTAAACTTTCTGTTTTTTCTGAATTTGAATGCAAAAAAACTATTTCAAAAGATATAACTATTCACCCCATTACACCAAACGACTTTTCTTTTACCCCTGAATATGGTATTCACCCTCTAAGTGTACAGTTTACAAACCTTAGCGAAGGAAACTTAACTCATCAATGGTTTTTTGGAGACGGAACATCATCTACAGAAACCAATCCATCTCACACATTCATAAACGAAAACATTTACGATGTATTATTAGTAAGCAAAAACGAGTTTAATTGCGTTGATTCTGCTTTTGGAATAGTTTTTGTTATTCCATCTAAACTTGACTTAGTACTGGCAAAAATGAATGTTAAAGATAGCCTCAACAGCATATATATAGATGCTCTTTTTTTCAACAATGGCACACGAAATATTCGCCAAATAGCTCTTGATGCCAAAATAAACAACGGTTTGCCATTAAGAGAAGTTTGGAATGGGCTTATAAAGCCTGGAGAATATGGCTATTATAAGTTTGTTTCATCATTTCCAAAAGTGAATGAGAGTTCTATTCGCATGATTTGCTTGACAATTTCCGCTTTAGATGCAATTGGGCAAGAAGATATTGACCTTCAAAATAATTCCGCTTGCTACACTCTTTCAGATGATTTCTTTGCAGAACAAGTTATGCCAAATCCTGCAAAAGAAAGCATTTATACTGATATTGCTTTACCAATTTCAGGAAATATTATTGCTTCAATAATAAGCCTAGAAGGAAAAGAAATTTGGAAAGAAAGCATAGATTCAGAAGCTGGTATTTTGCGTTTAAAAATAGATATTTCTTCTTTTACTGATGGAATATACGTATTAAAAATACAATATAAAGACAAAGCTGAATTCTTTAAATTTGTTAAAGTTTCCCATTAATAAAATTAAGTCCTAAAAAACTTTTTATATGAAAAATCTAAAAAAAGCACCAAAAATTTCTTTTCCTGTAATCATTTTGTTTTTTTTATTACCCTTTGTAACTGTTAAATGTGGCGATTATAAAATTGCAAGACTTAACGGAATAGATTTGGTTACTGGAACTCAGATTACACCTCAAAATTCAGGTGAAGATCCTGTAAAAGTTGACCCAAATATTTTTGTAATTGCTGCACTATCATTAGCTGTTATAGGCGGAATATTAGCGTTTTTAAAATTCAAATTAAAAAACATTATTCTACTTGTTATTTGCATTTTAGGTGTTGCAGCTCTAATTGCTTTTTATTTCAACGCTAAAGATTCTGAAGCCGGGCAAGGAACATTTGTTATAATTATCTCAATGGGAGTTGGATATTACCTGACTTTGCTGGGATTTTTATTTAATTCTTTTGTTTTTGGCTATGAATTAGCAAATAAAGAAAACTCGGAAATTCAAAAAACTACTGATAACGCTGCTGGAAACGAAACAAATATTTAAATCATTGGGGATGTTTATTTTTTCTTCCAATTTTTTACAATATCCATGACATAATCTTCGTCAGTAGTACCTCTAACAGCTGAATGCCAAGCATGAATATATAATTTCTCTTTTATATCATAATAATGATTATTATATTCTGTTATTTGTTTTTCTGCATTTTCTAAACCATAAAAGTCATATTAAGGTAGTGTCCAAAAAAGTGTGTAATTTTTCTTTTCTTTACTAGGGAAAACAGCCTGTATATTCCTTTTTAAATGAACAACGTAGAATTGATGTTTGCTGTTTGGAAAGACACGTTTAACTGCATCTTCAATGCCTGCAAGAGCGTCCGATACAAATAAACCTACACTCTCAACGCCGCGTTCTTTAAGATTACACAATTCTTCTTCCCATTGCAAAGAGCCTTCTGTGGGATGATTTACAACTGATAATACTTCTCGTGTTCCGTCTTCTTTAACACCAAGAAGTGTGTAGTAACCCTCTTTGCTGACACTATCTTCTCTACGTGTATGAACAAAGGTTGCATCAAAGAAAACAACTAAATAATGACTTTCCAAACGGCGAGATAACCATGTGTGAACATGGGCTTTGCTT
Protein-coding sequences here:
- a CDS encoding IS256 family transposase, which produces MNFTQEQISEILVELAKEGGTHLLLNLTLDVFMKAERDLHQRENPKEYGNGYRYCKAMGHSKELVLKVPHTRSGLFYPTLLAIIRNEDEERRKLIFSLYSKGLTTEQIGDVFNDLYGKDYSKQQISYLMKASKAHVHTWLSRRLESHYLVVFFDATFVHTRREDSVSKEGYYTLLGVKEDGTREVLSVVNHPTEGSLQWEEELCNLKERGVESVGLFVSDALAGIEDAVKRVFPNSKHQFYVVHLKRNIQAVFPSKEKKNYTLFWTLP
- a CDS encoding PKD domain-containing protein — protein: MKKLFTIILIILSIIDTVNSQSLPQENLQLWLRADSVEIIDGKVARWYDLSSNEHVIQQTNPEYRPIQIISELNSQPSIYFNGTNNYFDGGNILNIGYASQTMFVIAKSEKNRGSILSKTLTGPAANRYGLLFSDNISFFFWDNTERRIATDLIMNKFLYLNTIIDKQINKNFFNVNNDLIGEKTIVANHNMTSSYNFLIGASANNTGGLPPYNASYFQGEISEILIFDTVLSPENFNLVENYLFDKYTEKLDLGEDINIDYGFCDTSLTVSDSFTDILWSTGDTSKSIQVNKSGYYSVSAKDIFGRTQYDTVFVKFPSPNISNSNICLGDSILYSPILTGTYFYLWSDLSSEPEKYYSEQGDYWLRIEDNKACVDTVFFSITFDYFKDSIDLGSDTSLCAGNTLKLKKGENLCSSFLWSPSGNTNSSEIVNETGWYKLEVYNENSCYARDSIFVNIIGTAPSINYSVENLCFGDTTVFYDNSSPSPDILSWKWIINENDTIFSQNAEYVFSDIGQQNIQLFIKTSGCDNNLDFSVNIKPKAQISFTALPSCSGIENQFISSVNIPSFTNVSSYSWQMNNIKIGTEVNLSYLFPSVGDYNLNFELVLDNGCVSSYDSIINVQNSYPLPEYFSAIFPKNNYLLSSDSQKIDFTWNFPPDAKFFKLQFSDTQNFSNILYETENIFNNTYSYDLSLLPIDSIFWRIQAYNFCEDFATSNTYLIYKFSPTNLSNLALWLRADSVEIIDGKVVRWYDLSSNEHIIQQTNPEYRPIKIISELNSQPSVYFNGTNNYFDGGNILNIGYASQTMFVIAKSEKNRGSILSKTLTGPTANRYGLLFSDNISFFFWDNTERRIATDLIMNKFLYLNTIVDKQINKIFFNVNNDYIGEKIIAANYDMTSTYNFLIGASANNTGGLPPYNTSYFQGEISEILIFDTVLSSKDFTLVENYLLSKYIPPVNLGADINIPYGLCPQTLKTKNSYTSYLWSTGETTDSITVNKSGEYWIKTVDIFGKTSYDTINVKYQYKPIPDTFLCIDDTINIPSGLDNTYSFLWSNGDTNNVATVFTPGKWWVDITDKSSNLCSIRDSFVVAIDSFPAKATLGQDTSLCSGNSISLVSGVEPDINYLWSTGSTENSAIVSSAGNYWVSATNKNNCVLKDTINVSIKGIKPTVAFTATTSCQNEQTLFTDMSFTQLPDNIATWQWDFDNQGFSVLQNPSFKFNSHGDYNVKLVVSSVNGCIGDTTITVHVRSLPEVDFSPINGCNNKSIEFKDQSKIGEGPLFSWQWSFGDGQTSNTQNPTYTYLDTGLYTIKLIAQDIFGCKDSLEKNIKIKLSPKTTFEFKNGCIEQPINFYETTCMPVWAKIINRKWEFGDGSYSWSKNPTHIYNSSGEYTVTLKNYSINGCMDSISKNIIIQKTPTANFSTGNTCEGQYVQFEDQSFVENGSIVKWLWDFGNKHTDSISNPKIIYPDTGTYNVKLSVFSEFECKKTISKDITIHPITPNDFSFTPEYGIHPLSVQFTNLSEGNLTHQWFFGDGTSSTETNPSHTFINENIYDVLLVSKNEFNCVDSAFGIVFVIPSKLDLVLAKMNVKDSLNSIYIDALFFNNGTRNIRQIALDAKINNGLPLREVWNGLIKPGEYGYYKFVSSFPKVNESSIRMICLTISALDAIGQEDIDLQNNSACYTLSDDFFAEQVMPNPAKESIYTDIALPISGNIIASIISLEGKEIWKESIDSEAGILRLKIDISSFTDGIYVLKIQYKDKAEFFKFVKVSH